One genomic segment of Deltaproteobacteria bacterium includes these proteins:
- a CDS encoding UbiX family flavin prenyltransferase codes for MDDALRRIVVGISGASGVVYGLELLKTLKQLEYETHLIVTEAAHRNFLLETKVSLEEVESYADVVHRNNDLAAAVSSGSFLTMGMVVIPCSIKTLSAIAHSYSEYLIVRAADVTLKERRPLVLVVRETPLHQGHLELMLGAARNGATILPPVPAFYHQPRTIDDIIRQTIGKVLDCFRIPHQLFQRWGED; via the coding sequence ATGGATGATGCTCTCAGACGGATCGTGGTGGGTATTTCCGGCGCCAGCGGGGTGGTCTACGGTCTCGAGTTGCTCAAGACGCTGAAACAGCTCGAATATGAAACACATCTGATCGTGACCGAAGCGGCCCACCGGAACTTCCTTCTGGAAACCAAGGTTTCCCTCGAGGAGGTCGAATCCTACGCCGACGTTGTACACCGGAACAACGACCTGGCTGCAGCCGTATCCAGCGGCTCGTTTCTCACCATGGGCATGGTGGTGATTCCCTGCAGTATCAAGACTCTTTCCGCCATTGCGCATTCGTACAGCGAATACCTCATCGTGCGTGCGGCGGACGTCACCCTGAAAGAGCGCCGTCCCCTGGTGCTGGTGGTGCGTGAGACCCCTCTCCACCAGGGCCATCTCGAACTCATGCTCGGGGCCGCCCGCAACGGCGCGACCATCCTCCCGCCCGTACCCGCTTTCTATCACCAACCCCGAACCATCGACGACATCATCCGGCAGACCATTGGTAAGGTGTTGGATTGTTTTCGGATACCACATCAATTGTTTCAACGGTGGGGCGAGGACTAA
- a CDS encoding alkaline phosphatase — protein sequence MKRFRPALFLAISLAIFAGSATADGPAKYVILLIGDGMGWWQADAAERYLNGGPLAMKGLEHFGYMTTYMRNPTDPKGPLSGEYWEDGSVVGSYDPARGGYTPWEKNPVPAYVQQGATDSAAAAGAMLDGHKCAKYTLNVKAKAEGYDAGKPWEVKFLNTIVDYAVAAGKGTGAVTSVNFYHSTPAASVVKSPYRKNHSEKIRQMMDSKLDVIMGAGHPYYDDNGRSVTPDWSKSEWSMNRGPYLENGDGEALFNAAVAGYGGRTFIETKADFEALAHGAHPGGAPHRVMGVAQVAATLQFNRGGSSYGSASTPDTLPALDGALVPNAPSLETMTKGALKVLEKNPNGFWLMVEGGAIDWAGHAGNLKRNIEEIIDFDHSVRAVLDWVHDPSNGSNWTNTLVIVTADHETGQLQPVGNVYGNDVLAHECWGVNCEGWARHTNQLVPIWAQGLCAKSLAARRTGDYRDNTDIFKVMYEAVTGKAVDNASYLDGCLEIPMPDFKYGSGQSVSDFEAGLNLSSASPDYRFPVMEADTLYELY from the coding sequence ATGAAGAGGTTTAGGCCGGCCCTATTTCTGGCGATTTCCCTGGCGATTTTTGCCGGGTCCGCAACGGCCGACGGTCCGGCCAAGTATGTGATCCTGCTGATCGGCGACGGCATGGGATGGTGGCAAGCGGACGCCGCGGAGCGTTACCTGAACGGCGGTCCCCTGGCCATGAAAGGCCTCGAACACTTCGGGTACATGACGACTTACATGCGAAATCCGACTGACCCGAAAGGTCCCCTTTCCGGTGAGTACTGGGAGGACGGGAGCGTCGTGGGAAGCTACGACCCGGCTCGGGGCGGATACACGCCCTGGGAAAAGAACCCCGTGCCCGCGTATGTGCAGCAGGGTGCCACGGATTCCGCCGCCGCGGCCGGCGCCATGCTCGACGGCCACAAATGTGCAAAGTATACCCTGAATGTGAAAGCCAAGGCGGAAGGGTACGATGCGGGCAAACCGTGGGAGGTAAAATTCCTGAACACCATCGTGGACTATGCAGTCGCTGCGGGAAAAGGAACGGGCGCCGTCACGTCCGTGAATTTCTATCACTCTACACCCGCGGCCTCGGTGGTCAAGTCCCCCTATAGAAAAAACCACAGCGAGAAGATCCGGCAGATGATGGATTCCAAACTGGACGTCATCATGGGCGCCGGTCATCCGTACTACGACGATAACGGCCGGAGCGTGACTCCGGATTGGTCCAAATCGGAATGGTCCATGAACCGGGGCCCCTACCTTGAAAACGGGGACGGCGAGGCTCTGTTTAACGCGGCCGTGGCCGGTTACGGAGGCAGGACCTTCATCGAGACCAAGGCCGACTTCGAGGCCTTGGCGCATGGCGCGCACCCCGGCGGCGCGCCGCATCGGGTTATGGGTGTGGCTCAGGTCGCCGCAACGCTCCAGTTCAATCGGGGCGGCTCGAGTTACGGTTCCGCTTCCACTCCGGACACCCTGCCCGCCCTGGACGGGGCTTTAGTGCCCAACGCGCCCAGCCTCGAGACCATGACCAAGGGCGCGCTCAAGGTCCTCGAAAAGAACCCCAACGGTTTCTGGCTCATGGTGGAAGGCGGCGCCATTGACTGGGCCGGACACGCGGGCAATCTCAAACGCAACATCGAAGAAATCATCGATTTCGACCATTCGGTCCGGGCGGTCCTCGACTGGGTGCATGATCCGTCCAACGGCAGCAACTGGACCAACACCCTGGTCATCGTTACAGCGGATCACGAAACCGGACAGCTTCAGCCCGTGGGCAATGTGTATGGAAACGACGTTTTGGCCCATGAATGTTGGGGTGTGAATTGCGAAGGATGGGCTAGGCACACCAACCAGCTTGTCCCCATCTGGGCCCAGGGACTCTGCGCCAAAAGCCTGGCCGCCCGAAGAACAGGCGATTACCGCGACAACACGGATATCTTCAAGGTCATGTACGAAGCCGTTACCGGCAAAGCCGTGGACAACGCCTCCTACCTGGACGGCTGCCTCGAGATCCCCATGCCGGATTTCAAATACGGCTCCGGGCAGTCCGTTTCGGATTTCGAGGCAGGCTTGAATCTCAGCTCGGCCTCCCCGGATTACCGATTCCCGGTCATGGAGGCCGACACGTTGTATGAGTTGTATTAG
- a CDS encoding CHRD domain-containing protein: protein METRNRFERMGLFIMIIALLVSGVPASAEDPDYSNGVLSLPRVTVEKSIAFNNVTMTLDLEQSTFQLLTAEGDLTITTRTALNGGEENPPVLTEGAAMGVMVVNTQTRAIEGTVLIRGLSDVTVAHIHEGAVGVNGPIIIPLTGDGDIRVVPPDTFLTEEQFQSFLSGGLYVNVHTETNPGGEIRGQISPDLIDWGVASLTGDQENPPVTSMGSALGVMSVNFKTREVSGYVSVQGLQGITAAHIHRGAPDVNGPIIVPLEGSDSMFTVPEGSLFSELDLARFYRGELYFNVHTEDHLGGEIRGQIHPAVR from the coding sequence ATGGAAACAAGAAATCGTTTCGAGAGGATGGGCCTCTTCATAATGATAATCGCGTTGCTCGTTTCGGGCGTTCCGGCGTCCGCGGAAGATCCGGACTATTCCAACGGCGTATTGAGCTTGCCCAGAGTCACCGTAGAAAAATCGATTGCGTTCAACAACGTCACCATGACGCTGGACCTGGAACAGAGCACATTCCAGCTGCTGACGGCCGAGGGTGACCTTACGATTACCACGAGGACTGCGTTAAACGGCGGAGAGGAAAACCCGCCTGTTTTGACGGAAGGCGCCGCCATGGGCGTTATGGTTGTGAACACCCAGACCAGAGCGATTGAAGGAACGGTGCTGATCCGAGGTCTTTCCGACGTCACGGTTGCCCATATCCACGAGGGTGCGGTCGGGGTGAACGGCCCGATCATTATTCCGCTCACTGGAGACGGCGACATCAGAGTGGTTCCGCCGGATACGTTTCTCACGGAGGAGCAGTTCCAGAGCTTCTTGAGCGGCGGATTGTATGTCAACGTGCACACGGAGACCAATCCCGGCGGTGAAATCCGCGGGCAGATCAGTCCTGATTTGATCGACTGGGGCGTGGCGTCTCTCACCGGCGATCAGGAAAATCCGCCGGTTACCAGCATGGGCAGCGCTCTCGGAGTAATGAGCGTGAACTTCAAAACACGAGAAGTTAGCGGTTACGTCAGCGTGCAAGGTCTTCAGGGCATCACGGCCGCCCATATTCATAGAGGCGCGCCGGATGTAAACGGCCCGATTATCGTGCCGCTTGAAGGCAGCGACTCGATGTTTACCGTTCCGGAAGGGTCCTTATTCTCAGAGTTGGACTTGGCCAGATTTTACAGGGGAGAGCTGTACTTTAACGTACACACGGAAGATCATCTCGGGGGAGAAATCCGCGGTCAAATTCATCCGGCCGTCCGGTAG